Part of the Bacillus sp. THAF10 genome is shown below.
ACTTCCCGTCCTGTTTCCATCGCATCACAAAATAGGTCGTTTAATTCTTCTAGGCGCTGCTCATCAAGCTCTGGTTTGGTTTCATACGTATCTTCTTTCGTCCAGTCGCGCAAGAGCTTGACGTGCTCTGGCAGCATCATGGACGTCCATTTAATGGTTCCTCGGTCTCGTATCATTTTTGACACTCCTT
Proteins encoded:
- a CDS encoding YolD-like family protein; protein product: MIRDRGTIKWTSMMLPEHVKLLRDWTKEDTYETKPELDEQRLEELNDLFCDAMETGREVTITYFEKRRYHLFVGAVHHLDPLNERLHVVDKFGDAGWLRVKDILDIS